The following nucleotide sequence is from Sphingomonas telluris.
GTCGCGGATCGGCTGCTTGAAAGCCTCTGCTTCCTCCGGAGTCCACTTATCCGCATCACGGTGCACGGTTGCGAGCACGCTCGCCGCCTGCTCTCCACCCATGACGCTGATGCGAGAGTTTGGCCAGGTGAACAGGAAGCGCGGCGAGTAAGCTCGCCCGCTCATGCCGTAATTGCCGGCGCCGAAGCTTCCGCCGATCAGGACGGTGATCTTCGGCACGCTCGCGGTGGCGACGGCGGTGACCAGCTTCGCGCCATGCTTGGCAATGCCTTCCGCCTCGTACTTCCCACCGACCATGAAGCCGCTGATGTTCTGCAGAAAAAGGAGCGGCGTGCGGCGCTGGCAGGCGAGCTCGATGAAGTGCGCGCCCTTCACGGCGCTCTCGCTGAACAGGATGCCGTTGTTCGCGAGGATCGCGACCGGCGTGCCCCAGATGTGCGCGAAACCGCAGACGAGCGTCGATCCGTAGAGCGGCTTGAACTCGTGAAACTCGGAGCCGTCGACGATGCGTGCGATCACCTCGTGCACGTCGTATGGAGCGCGGACGTCCTCGGGGATGACGCCGTACAGCTCTTCCGGGTCGTACGCAGGCGGCCGCGGCTCGCGCAGCTCGATGCCCGCGCCAGTCTCCGGCTGCAGCGTCGAAACGATGTCGCGGACGATGGTCAGCGCATGCTCGTCATTCTCGGCGAGATGATCGACCACGCCCGACTTGCGCGCATGGAGGTCGCCGCCGCCCAGATCCTCGGCGCTGATCTCCTCGCCCGTCGCCGCCTTCACCAGGGGCGGGCCGCCGAGGAAGATCGTGCCCTGGTTCCGCACGATGACGCTCTCGTCGCTCATCGCCGGGACATACGCGCCGCCGGCGGTGCAGCTGCCCATCACGCACGCGATCTGGGCAATGCCCTTCGAGCTCATCTGCGCCTGGTTGAAGAAGATGCGGCCGAAATGTTCGCGGTCCGGGAAGACCTCCGCCTGGTGCGGCAGGTTCGCACCGCCGCTGTCGACCAGATAGATGCACGGCAACCGGTTCTCGAGCGCGATCTCCTGCGCGCGGAGGTGCTTCTTCACCGTCAGCGGATAGTAGGTTCCGCCCTTCACGGTAGCGTCGTTGCAGACGATCATCGCCTGCCTGCCCGACACGCGGCCGATGCCGGCGATGATGCCCGCGCCGGGAACCTCGTGATGATACATCTCGAACGCAGCGAGCTGGCCGATCTCGAGAAACGGCGACCCCGGATCGAGCAGGCGTTCGACCCGGTCGCGCGGAAGCAACTTGCCGCGCTCGACGTGGCGCTGGCGGTGCTTCTCGGGGCCGCCGCGCGCCGCCTCCGCAACATCCGCACGCAGCTTCTGAACAAGCGAGGCGTTATGGTCGCGGCGAGCGCGGAATTCTTCGCTTTCGGTGCTGATGCCCGTCTGCAACCTGGGTGCGCTCATGCCCTGTATACGTCCGTTGGTCGAAATAGCCCTGCGCTCGACTAGCTGCTGCGGCAGCGCTTGGCAAAACCCCACGAAAGGCCTCGAATGAACCGCTCCAAGTTGCTTATCGTCGCGTCTGCGTTCGCTCTCTCGCTGAGCGCCTGTCAGCAAGCCGGAACGAGCTCCGAACAGGGCGCGCAGGCGCAAGGCAGCGAGCTGGGCATCGTCCCCGCATCGATGGACACGTCGGTGAAGCCGGGCGACGACTTCAACGCCTACGCGAACGGGAACTGGATCAAGAACACGCCCATCCCGGAGGACAGGTCGCGGATCGGCGGTTTCACCATCGCCGACCTGCAGCGCGAGAAGCAGACGCGCGAGCTGCTCGACGGAATCCTGAAGTCGAACCCGGCGGCGGGAAGCAACGAGGCGAAGATTGCCAATTACTACAATGCGTTCCTGAACACGGATGCGATCGACAAGGCGGGACTGAACCCCGCGAAAGCCGACTTGGATGCCATCGCGCGGATCGCCGACAAGAAGCAGCTGAGCGCCGCGCTCGGTGGCGCGCTGCGCGCCGACACAGACCCGCTCAACGCGACCAATTTCAAG
It contains:
- a CDS encoding carboxyl transferase domain-containing protein gives rise to the protein MSAPRLQTGISTESEEFRARRDHNASLVQKLRADVAEAARGGPEKHRQRHVERGKLLPRDRVERLLDPGSPFLEIGQLAAFEMYHHEVPGAGIIAGIGRVSGRQAMIVCNDATVKGGTYYPLTVKKHLRAQEIALENRLPCIYLVDSGGANLPHQAEVFPDREHFGRIFFNQAQMSSKGIAQIACVMGSCTAGGAYVPAMSDESVIVRNQGTIFLGGPPLVKAATGEEISAEDLGGGDLHARKSGVVDHLAENDEHALTIVRDIVSTLQPETGAGIELREPRPPAYDPEELYGVIPEDVRAPYDVHEVIARIVDGSEFHEFKPLYGSTLVCGFAHIWGTPVAILANNGILFSESAVKGAHFIELACQRRTPLLFLQNISGFMVGGKYEAEGIAKHGAKLVTAVATASVPKITVLIGGSFGAGNYGMSGRAYSPRFLFTWPNSRISVMGGEQAASVLATVHRDADKWTPEEAEAFKQPIRDDYEAQGNPWHATSRLWDDGIIDPAQTRDVLGLAFAACLNAPIPERPQFGVFRM